AGATATCATACCATGGTTCACTTTTAAACCTAACAAAACGGCCTTCGTCCATAGAATTCAGGAGAAGGCCGTCTATCTTTTACATATTATTTATTGAACAGCCTGCGGTTCATGATTCAAACCCAGCGTCCGCGCTGTAGAAGTATGGATCGATTGAATCAGTTCGGGCTTGCTTAAAAGCCGCATGCCATAGGATGGAATCATTTCTTTGATCTTCGGCTCCCACTCTTTGATATGCTGCGGAAAGCACCTATTGATCACTTCGAGCATGACAGGAACAGCAGTAGAAGCACCTGGCGAAGCGCCAAGCAATGCCGCAATTGATCCGTCAGCAGCACTAATGACCTCCGTACCAAATTGCAGTGTTCCTTTGCCACTTTCCGTATCCTTAATAATCTGTACGCGCTGTCCGGCCACCACCAGATCCCAATCCTCAGATTTGGCATTCGGTACAAATTCCCGTAAAGTTTGCACGCGCTTTTCCTTCGATTGCATCAATTCCTTGATCAGATAAGTCACCAATGACATGTTCTTCGCACCTGAAGCCAACATCGTTATGAGGTTATGCGGTTTAACCGAGGTAATCAGATCGAACATAGAACCAAACTTCAAGAACTTAGGAGAGAAGCCGGCGAACGGACCAAATAATAAGGATTCCTTGCCCTCGATTAATCTGGAGTCCAGATGCGGAACAGACATCGGTGGGGCCCCAACCTGAGCTTGGCCGTATACCTTAGCATAATGCTGTGCAACAACGTCCGGATTCTTACACACCATGAACAATCCGCTGATCGGGAATCCGCCGATTCCTTTGCTTTCAGGAATACCGGATTTCTGTAGCAAATGGAGGCTTCCACCCCCACCGCCGATGAAGACAAATTTAGCCGTATGGCGTGTAACCGTACCGTTCTCGATATCCCGCACCTTCAATTCCCATCTGCCATCACTAGCCCGCTTCACATCATGGACATGCTGATTGAACTTCATATCAACGCCCTTACTCTTCAAATGATCAAACAATATGCGTGTTAAAGCGCCAAAATTGACATCCGTGCCTGAGTTGATCCTTGTAGCTGCGATCGGACCACTTACCGTCCGGTCCTTCATCATCAGCGGAATCCATTCCATCAGCTTCGCTGGATCATCCGAATACTCCATCCCTTGGAATAGCGGGTTGCTGGATAATGCTTCGAATCTCTTCTTCAGAAAGGCTACATCCTTAGCCCCTTGTACAAAGCTCATATGAGGCACAGGCATAATAAAGTCTCGCGGATTGCGTATCAGTTTGCTGTTTACAAGATAAGACCAAAACTGCTTAGAAACCTGGTACTCTTCATTAACCTTGATCGCTTTACTAATATCAATGGATCCATCCGGTTTTTCTACGGTGTAGTTAAGCTCACACAGTGCGGAATGCCCGGTTCCTGCATTATTCCATTCGTTGGAGCTTTCCTCTCCAGAGCTACTGCGCCTCTCAAACACTGTAATTTTCCAGTCCGGTGCCAGTTCTTTCAGTAGTGACCCTAAAGTCGCACTCATGATTCCGGCGCCGATTAAGATAACGTCTGTTTTGCTTTGTCCGTTAGCCATTTTGCCGTCCGTCCTTACATTCTAATATTTGACGAAAAGATATAAGCGCTATTATGCAGACTTTCACAACAAGCCGGGGTGAACTTCGCCGCACACCTCTTCAGGATCAATAAACATTTAATTATAGAGATCACTATAATTAAAATTAAAGATTTATTTATTTGTATTATATGATATTTATTTTCCATTTAATAGACACTTGCCTACAAATTTAAGTAATAGACAGTATCAAAATATTCTTTCAGTATGATAAAAAAGCTTACCTCAATTGCAATAATTGAAGTAAGCTTCCTAAATCTCATGCACCTATTTCCGCAGCTTCCGATTATTAATCCAGAGCGGCACGCGGAATACCATATTGATTAAAAGAACGACGAATACAAGTACCGCAGCTGCTTTGTCGGCAATCTGTCTGGCATCTTCCACGATTGCTTCGGACTGAACGTACCACAAATGAACGGCCAGTGTCTCGCCAGGAGAGAAGAGGTTAAAGTCCCACATCTCACCCGAAGTACTGAGTCCCGCCGTTAAAATAATGACGGCCGATTCCC
The window above is part of the Paenibacillus lutimineralis genome. Proteins encoded here:
- a CDS encoding malate:quinone oxidoreductase; this translates as MANGQSKTDVILIGAGIMSATLGSLLKELAPDWKITVFERRSSSGEESSNEWNNAGTGHSALCELNYTVEKPDGSIDISKAIKVNEEYQVSKQFWSYLVNSKLIRNPRDFIMPVPHMSFVQGAKDVAFLKKRFEALSSNPLFQGMEYSDDPAKLMEWIPLMMKDRTVSGPIAATRINSGTDVNFGALTRILFDHLKSKGVDMKFNQHVHDVKRASDGRWELKVRDIENGTVTRHTAKFVFIGGGGGSLHLLQKSGIPESKGIGGFPISGLFMVCKNPDVVAQHYAKVYGQAQVGAPPMSVPHLDSRLIEGKESLLFGPFAGFSPKFLKFGSMFDLITSVKPHNLITMLASGAKNMSLVTYLIKELMQSKEKRVQTLREFVPNAKSEDWDLVVAGQRVQIIKDTESGKGTLQFGTEVISAADGSIAALLGASPGASTAVPVMLEVINRCFPQHIKEWEPKIKEMIPSYGMRLLSKPELIQSIHTSTARTLGLNHEPQAVQ